The following are encoded together in the Ralstonia insidiosa genome:
- the fur gene encoding ferric iron uptake transcriptional regulator, with amino-acid sequence MPSPADLKNIGLKATVPRLKILEIFQTSEERHMSAEDVYRILLAEHMDIGLATVYRVLTQFEQAGLLSRNNFESGKAIYELNEGKHHDHLVCLDCGRVEEFFDAEIEQRQQSIARARGFALQEHALSLYGNCTKEPCPHRPKR; translated from the coding sequence ATGCCGAGTCCTGCAGACCTCAAGAACATCGGTCTGAAAGCCACGGTGCCGCGGTTGAAGATCCTCGAGATCTTTCAGACCAGCGAAGAGCGCCATATGAGCGCTGAAGACGTGTACCGCATCCTGCTCGCCGAGCACATGGATATTGGCCTGGCCACGGTCTACCGTGTGCTGACCCAATTCGAGCAGGCCGGACTGCTATCACGCAACAACTTCGAGTCCGGCAAGGCCATCTACGAGCTCAACGAGGGCAAGCATCACGATCACCTCGTGTGCCTCGACTGCGGCCGCGTGGAAGAATTCTTTGACGCCGAGATCGAGCAGCGCCAGCAGAGCATTGCCCGTGCGCGCGGCTTTGCGCTGCAGGAGCACGCACTATCGCTCTATGGCAACTGCACGAAAGAGCCCTGCCCACATCGCCCCAAACGCTGA
- the dapB gene encoding 4-hydroxy-tetrahydrodipicolinate reductase has protein sequence MKIAIAGASGRMGQMLIDTVLRTPGVTLGAALDRPGSDMVGQDAGAKLGKTTGVIVTDDVRTGLSQADVLIDFTRPDATLNHLNIAREVGTGVVIGTTGFTAEQKASFKTYGESIGVVWAPNMSVGVNATFKLIELAAKILAQGYDVEIIEAHHKHKIDAPSGTALKMGEVVAEAQGTKLADRAVYAREGETGPRELGTIGFATVRGGDIVGDHTVLFAGDGERIEITHRSNTRQSYAEGAVRAAVFVAGKKGLYDMNDVLGL, from the coding sequence ATGAAAATCGCGATTGCAGGCGCATCGGGCCGCATGGGCCAGATGCTGATCGACACCGTACTGCGCACGCCGGGCGTGACACTGGGCGCCGCGCTGGATCGCCCCGGTAGCGACATGGTGGGCCAGGATGCTGGCGCCAAGCTGGGCAAAACCACCGGTGTGATCGTGACCGACGACGTGCGCACGGGTCTTTCGCAAGCGGACGTGCTGATCGACTTCACCCGCCCGGACGCAACGCTCAATCACCTGAACATTGCGCGTGAGGTGGGCACTGGCGTGGTGATCGGCACGACCGGCTTTACGGCTGAGCAGAAGGCCAGCTTCAAGACCTACGGCGAGTCGATCGGCGTGGTGTGGGCGCCTAACATGAGTGTGGGCGTGAATGCGACCTTCAAGCTGATCGAGCTGGCTGCCAAGATTCTCGCGCAAGGCTACGACGTGGAGATCATCGAAGCGCACCACAAGCACAAGATCGATGCGCCGTCTGGCACCGCGCTCAAGATGGGCGAAGTTGTGGCTGAAGCGCAAGGCACCAAGCTGGCCGATCGCGCCGTCTATGCGCGCGAAGGCGAAACCGGCCCGCGCGAGCTGGGCACCATCGGCTTCGCCACCGTGCGCGGCGGCGATATCGTGGGCGACCACACCGTGCTGTTTGCCGGCGACGGCGAGCGCATCGAGATCACGCATCGCTCCAACACGCGCCAGTCGTATGCGGAAGGCGCCGTGCGTGCGGCG
- a CDS encoding outer membrane protein assembly factor BamE, with product MTFSVARSPVRFATIAARRGGLVLGAMLAVSVLLAGCGTYDSTTRKIANAITPYRIDIVQGNFVSREQAAQLKEGMTRDQVRFVLGTPLLTDMFHANRWDYVFSFKRGNTNVVQERKLTLWFDSDRLAKWVGADDLPSETELIAEIDGIKRPKKEAAEAAAAAGAAPAARAPSIPSAEVSDRVQSTTGAKNTVDMTLPERRTGGGGTDAAVPPPATQPQ from the coding sequence ATGACCTTTTCCGTTGCGCGCAGTCCTGTTCGTTTTGCCACCATCGCTGCCCGTCGCGGCGGCCTCGTACTGGGCGCCATGCTTGCTGTGTCGGTGTTGCTGGCCGGATGCGGGACCTACGACAGCACCACGCGCAAGATCGCTAATGCCATCACGCCGTATCGCATCGATATCGTGCAGGGCAACTTCGTCTCGCGCGAGCAGGCCGCGCAGCTCAAGGAAGGCATGACGCGCGATCAGGTGCGCTTCGTGCTCGGCACGCCGCTGCTGACCGACATGTTCCACGCCAACCGCTGGGACTACGTCTTCTCGTTCAAGCGCGGCAACACGAACGTCGTGCAGGAACGCAAGCTGACGCTGTGGTTTGACAGCGATCGTCTGGCCAAGTGGGTGGGCGCGGATGATCTGCCGTCCGAGACCGAGCTGATTGCCGAGATCGACGGTATCAAACGCCCGAAGAAGGAGGCCGCTGAGGCCGCCGCCGCTGCGGGTGCCGCGCCGGCAGCGCGCGCGCCGTCGATCCCGTCGGCTGAAGTGAGCGACCGTGTGCAGTCGACCACCGGTGCCAAAAACACCGTGGATATGACGCTACCGGAGCGCCGCACCGGTGGTGGTGGCACTGACGCCGCCGTTCCGCCGCCGGCCACCCAGCCGCAGTGA